The Deinococcus koreensis genome window below encodes:
- a CDS encoding SRPBCC family protein → MKLNYSGQEKVQAPPAVVWAFVQDPERVARCLPDVQEVTVHDQTHMDAVVQVGVGMVRGKFKFKIEVLPDEAAGRVNVKVQGGGLGSVVDLTAGANIVDNGDGTTMLDWTGDATMRGPVATVGGRMLDAQAQKLISKTFENMGAHIGASSGTLA, encoded by the coding sequence ATGAAACTGAATTACTCAGGTCAGGAAAAGGTGCAGGCTCCCCCCGCCGTGGTGTGGGCCTTCGTGCAGGATCCCGAGCGGGTGGCGCGCTGCCTCCCCGACGTGCAGGAAGTCACGGTGCACGACCAGACCCATATGGACGCCGTCGTGCAGGTGGGCGTGGGCATGGTGCGCGGCAAGTTCAAGTTCAAGATCGAGGTGCTGCCGGACGAGGCCGCGGGCCGCGTGAACGTGAAGGTGCAGGGCGGCGGCCTGGGCAGCGTGGTCGACCTCACCGCAGGCGCCAACATCGTCGACAACGGCGACGGCACCACCATGCTCGACTGGACGGGCGACGCCACCATGCGCGGCCCGGTCGCCACCGTGGGGGGCCGGATGCTGGACGCCCAGGCCCAGAAGCTGATCTCCAAGACCTTCGAGAACATGGGGGCGCACATCGGGGCCTCGTCCGGCACGCTGGCCTGA
- a CDS encoding S8 family peptidase, whose protein sequence is MKPLRPLVLTTLALALAGCGLSTRELPAQETATAQQPDRVQTIRIGADAARSTYEATPGVTVLAWQPDAGFAILERSGASAGAPALSALGLGSSEPSASRYTLPETQASGLRAGSRGLWSGGNGGWTKGPGALRASPRNGRGWEQIDLADARLLASRLGKGVKVAVIDTGVDLKHPALEGHLSPASEWKDYVDGDAVPQEMDSSAGAYGHGTGVAGIILQVAPEATILPIRVLRPDGSGDLSALVQAIGWAIDRGADVINLSLGSDTTSAALSNMLGLATTRGVFTVASSGNTGGQNVTYPAADTALKAAGTYLISVGSVDGSDSLSSFSNYGKALDLLAPGENVVTAAPDSQIAAWSGTSFAAPQVTGALALALGQGFSPAQLQKKLLEGADNVEKATARNASFKSLLGQGRLNLGTFLGKLK, encoded by the coding sequence ATGAAACCACTTCGACCCCTTGTCCTGACCACCCTGGCGCTCGCGCTGGCCGGGTGCGGCCTGTCCACGCGTGAACTCCCTGCCCAGGAGACGGCCACGGCACAGCAGCCCGACCGGGTGCAGACCATCCGGATCGGCGCCGACGCCGCACGCAGCACCTACGAGGCCACGCCCGGCGTGACCGTGCTCGCCTGGCAGCCCGACGCCGGCTTCGCGATCCTTGAGCGCTCCGGGGCTTCTGCCGGTGCGCCGGCACTGAGCGCCCTGGGGCTGGGCAGCAGTGAGCCCAGCGCCAGCCGCTACACCCTTCCCGAGACGCAGGCCAGCGGACTCCGGGCCGGCTCGCGCGGCCTGTGGTCCGGCGGCAACGGCGGCTGGACAAAGGGCCCCGGCGCGCTGAGGGCGTCTCCACGCAACGGACGGGGCTGGGAGCAGATCGATCTGGCAGACGCCAGACTCCTGGCCAGCCGGCTCGGCAAGGGCGTCAAGGTGGCGGTGATCGACACGGGGGTGGATCTGAAGCACCCGGCGCTGGAGGGTCACCTCTCTCCGGCCTCCGAGTGGAAGGACTACGTGGACGGCGACGCGGTGCCGCAGGAGATGGACAGCTCGGCTGGGGCGTATGGCCACGGTACCGGCGTGGCCGGCATCATCCTGCAGGTGGCGCCCGAGGCCACCATCCTGCCGATCCGGGTGCTGCGGCCCGACGGCTCGGGCGACCTCTCGGCGCTGGTGCAGGCCATCGGCTGGGCCATCGACCGGGGAGCCGACGTGATCAACCTGTCGCTGGGCTCCGATACGACGTCGGCCGCGCTGAGCAACATGCTGGGGCTGGCCACGACGCGCGGGGTCTTCACCGTGGCGTCCAGCGGCAACACGGGCGGTCAGAACGTCACCTACCCCGCCGCCGATACCGCCCTGAAGGCGGCCGGCACCTACCTGATCAGCGTCGGGAGCGTGGACGGCAGCGACTCGCTCTCCAGCTTCTCGAACTACGGCAAAGCGCTGGATCTCCTGGCGCCCGGCGAGAACGTCGTGACGGCGGCGCCGGACAGTCAGATCGCGGCCTGGAGCGGCACGTCGTTCGCGGCGCCGCAGGTCACGGGCGCGCTGGCGCTCGCGCTGGGTCAGGGCTTCAGCCCGGCACAGCTGCAGAAGAAGCTGCTCGAAGGCGCCGACAATGTCGAGAAGGCCACGGCGCGCAACGCCAGTTTCAAGAGCCTGCTGGGTCAGGGCCGCCTGAACCTGGGCACCTTCCTGGGCAAACTGAAGTAA